From the Candidatus Micrarchaeia archaeon genome, the window CAAAATACTGCAAAAAAAGTTATAGAACAAAGCATTAATAGATGTGAATTTAGTATAGGAACAATAGAAAAAAAGATAGAAATAGCAAATGACATTTGGAAAAATTGGAAAACAAAATTTGATCAATTATTAAAAAAAGATGGAGAAATTAGAAAAGAGATGCTTATAGATATCCCAAGAACTTGGAGAAGTTGGACTTTAGAAAAATATTTAACAGAAAATTTAGATAAAGATTTAATTATTGAAAATGGAATACTCAAAAAGATAGAAATAAAAAAAATGAGAAAAAAAGATTTCACAGAAATTTTAGATTCTTTAATAAGTAATAATGAGGGAATAAAAAATGCAGCAATAGTAAGAATTGATGGAAAAATGATGGCTTCGGTTTTAGATAAAAAAATAAATAGTTCATTAGTATCTTTAATGCTTGCTAGAATGACGAAATCAATAAAAATTATTGAAACAACCGCAAATATAGGAAAAACAGAATATATTTTATCACGTTCTGGAAAAAATTTATTTTTTGCAAGATCAAGCGGGGACTTAATATTACTATGTATAACTGAATCAATTACTCAAATAAATGATTTGATTGAAATTACAGAAGAATCTATAAATGAGCTTAATAAAATATAAACCGAACAATTCCATTAATCTTTTTAAATAAAGTATTAGTTAAATTTAATAGGTGATATAAATGAATAAAAAAATTATGTTATTTGGTTTTGTAATTTTTGCATCATTCTTAATATTCGGATGTATAAACATACCAGAACCACATGAAAATAGAAGTATATTAAATGCATTTAATGAAAATAAAGAATTCGAATTTATTCCAGCAGAAAGATTAGAAAATATTGAAAAGATAATTCAATTATCTGATACATATTACTATGGATCTTCATTTATAATGAGAGATACCATGCAAGTAGATATGGCAATGCCTACTGGAGCAATAGCTGAAGAATCAATGGTTAAATCTCCAAATGATTTTTCAACAACAAATGTTCAAGTTTTTGGTATAGATGAATTAGATATAGTAAAAATAGATAGTTTAACTGGAAATAAAATTTACTATTTAAACGGAGATAAACTAAATTTAATTAATTCTTATCCTATAGAAAATATGGAAGTATATAAATCTATAAATACTGAATATGGGAATGGAATTTATGAATATAAAAATTCAATAATGACAATTTCTTATAATAAAATAGAAACATTTGATAAAAATGGAAATTCAAAATGGTATGCAAATTTAAATGCAACATATCTTGATTCAAGAATGAAAGACGGAATTGTATATTTAATTTTACAAGAATCCCCCACTTATCCTTATACCCCAAAACCAATTAGAATTTGTGGAGAGTTAGGATGTAATCAAATAGAAATTGACTATGCAGATATTTATATTCCTAGAAATATGGATGGAAATGTGTTTTATGATATACTATCAATAGATATTGAAAATGGAGAAGTATTAGATAAAAAAACATTTATGGGGCCTTATTCTTCAACAACATATGTTTCTGAAGAAAATATATATTTTGCAATGTATAAAAATAATCCAGAAAGTCAAGTAATGTTTTATTATTTATTAGACGAAGGAAAAAATTTAATTAATAATGAAGTATATAACAGATTAATTTATTTAAACGCATTAAATATTTCAGACCAAGCAAAAACAGTTGAATTTGAAATAATAATGCAGTCAATATATCAAGGATTAACAAATGAAGAAAGAGCAGAATTATCCAATGACCTTCAAAAAGGATATTCTTCTTATGTACTAAAATACCCAGAGAAAAAAGAATATACTGGTATTTTAAAAGTATCATATTTAAACGGAGAATTAGAAATGGCTGAAACTGGAAAAATACCTGGAAGACTATTAAACCAGTTCTCAATGGATGAATATGAAAATAATTTAAGAATTGCTTTTACATTTGGAAATCGAGATGATTCACAAAATGGATTAATTATCTTAGATAAAGAAATGAATGAGCTTTCAAGAATAACTGGAATGGCAGAAGGTGAAAGAATTTATGCAATAAGATTTATTGGAGAAACAGGATATATGGTCACATATAGACAAATTGATCCATTATTTATTATTGACTTATCAAACCCTTCAAAACCAGAAGTTAAAGGAGAATTAAAAGTTCCTGGATATTCAACTTATCTACATCCAATAGGAGATAATAAATTAATTGGAATAGGGCAAGATGATTGGAAAATGAAAATATCATTATTTGATGTTTCAAATCCTTCAAAACCACTGGAATTAGATTCTTTTATAACAGAAGAAGGATGGAGTGAAGCACTGTATAATCATCATGCATTCTTATGGGACCCAAATAATAATTTTGCAATAATCCCTATGGGAAATAAAAATTATGTATTTGAAATAAAAAATTCTGAAGAAATTGGAATGCGTAAAATAATAGAAGAAAACGCAGTTAGGAATTTATATGTAGATAATATTTTATATGTTATTTCATATAATAAAATAAGCGCATATTCAATGGATGATTTTTCAGAGATAAAATACATAAATATCGAAGGTAGTAATTATCCAGTAGGATATTACTAAACCTTTTTTTCTTTTTTTATAACATATAAAAACATTTATAAAGACCTAAAGTTGCTAATATTAATATGACTTTTTTATTCCCAATTAAAAAAAAGGTAATTGAACATTCAAAACCACCTTGGCATATAGAACCTTTTCATTATAAACACTTTAAGTTACATAATCAATTTAGATTAAGAAAAATTTTGGCAATTGGAAAAAAGGATTATGTTAAAAAATTTTTATCTAATATTAAAAAAGAAGGGTTTATTCCACCAAATTTTATTTTTACTGCTAACAAAGAGAATAAAGTAATAGGTTTTGTAAGATATCAAATCACTGAAGATGAAAAATTACATATTTATAGTATTGCAGTTGATTATACTAAGGCAGAAAAAGGAGTAAGTGATGCTTTGGTACAAAAATGTATTGAAACGGCAAAAAATGCAAATTTAAGCCAAATTTTTGCTATTATACAAGCAAATAATTTTTTTTCATTAGGATTATTTAAAAGAAACGGTTTTGAAATAGAGTTCCTTAATCCTTATGAATGGATTGCTACTTTAAACTTATAAATATGAAGCCTAAATTAATTTTATTGTATAAAGATATTAATTAAAGAATATAAAATAGATTAAAAAATATCTCAAATTATATACTATTAAAATATTTGATAAAAAAAGGATTTATATTTTTAAATTTTATATAAAAACATTTATAAATACCTTTATACACAATATTAATCTAAATTAAATAGAGGAAATGAATATGGTATTTAAAGAATTTAAAATGGATAAAAGAAAATTTAAAAAGAATACGGAAAAAGGAGATAAGTTTTTTGGTAATGAAAAAGGAGCAGACCTTTTAAGAGGAAATCCCATAAATTGGCAAAGTAATTCAGAAATAATTATTGAATTAACAAATTCATTTTTAGATGCTCATCTTATTAGTATTAAATCTGATCTAAAAAATGAAATGTATAAAAATGTTAATAATATTTTAGAAGAACTTAAAAATGATAATCGAATGTTATTAGTAGCTATGAAAACAATAATCCGAATTGCGCAAAGAACAGAAGATTGTAATTGTATAAAAAAAGCATGTGATGCATTCTGGCTTCTAAAATATGATTCTTATAATTTTGAAACAAAAGCAAATGCAATTAGTTTAATTGCACAGGAGTTTAAAGATTCAAAATTAATAATAATGGCATGTGATATTATTATAAAAGAAGAATTAGAAAAATATAGAAGATGAAATATATGCATAGAACAAAAGAAGAATTAATACAAGGAATACATGCTAAATTAGACTCTAAAGTAGCTCCTATACAAGATAATGAATTAAGAATGAGATATAGAGAATTCTTTTTTCATAAGTATCTCCCATTCCAACCAAAAAGAAGAAAAAGAGCAGAACGCTTATTAAAACAAATACACCCAGAATTTTTAAAAGCAATGTTAAAAGTTGAAAAAGATGTGTCTATAACAAAAAAAATTGATAAATTAAAAAAACAAATTGAAAAGGAAATCAATTGTTCTTCTCCAAATATCAAATTTTTAAAAAGAGCATACACTTCTTTATTTAAAATAGTAAATGATATTCAATATTTAGAAGAAGAAGCAAAGCAATTAGAAAAAATTGGTGCTTTTTATGAATCAGCAGAAGTTTATTTTTCTTTATATTTATTAAACAAAAAAGAGGAATATATTCACGAAGTAGAATCATTAATCATAAAAGCAAAAAAATTTAGAAAACCAAATGCAATATATAATCCTTATAAATTAAAAAAGATGGGACTTCTATTTTCAAAAATGCTTAATATGAATTCAAGAAGTTTAATTAAGGTAATTCAAACACAGAATCTTTAACTGAGTAATCTATATCCTTCAAAGATTGAGTAATTGAATCTCCATTTGAATTAGTTATGTGTGTGTATAAAGAAGCACCATTATCTAAAAAGCACTGTTCAATTGATTCATTTTGATTTGAAATCATAAAACAGTCTCCAGTTTTATTTGAAATAATTTTTGAAGGGAGTTTAGTAATTTCATAATTATCTAAATTCATAAAAGAAACATCTGGATTATCTGACGCATCTATCTTATTACATACAATTTTTCCTAATGCATCAATACATGAATAATTTCCTTCTGGTATTATATATAATGAAACAATTGTTTCTTCATCTCCAATAATAGAATCAAATCTATATTTTTTTGCTTTTGAGTAAATGATATTATTATATGTTGAAATTTCTTCTTCACTTACAAAAACAGTTGAATACTCTCCTTTGTATTCTAAATTATCTTTTAATGATAATAAATAATTTAGTCCATCGTTATCTGAATTAATAATATTAATTTCAGGTTCAACAATATCTAGTTCTCCTATCTCCTCTTCAGTGATATTAATATCATTTTCTTGAGAAAAATTAATACACCCCAATAAAAATAAAAATGATAAAATAAATGCATATTCAACTTTCATATATTCATCTCTTTTAACCAAACATTAAAATTTCTGGTTTAAATATTAAAAGTAAACCTAATACAAATATAAGTATTCCTCCAATCAAATGAGACCATCTGCTATATTTACTGGATATTCCCGTAATTTCTAATGTTTTCATTGCCAATACAAAAATTATTAGATCATCTAACATAAATATCAAAATATAAAGTAAAATATATCCGTAATATTCCCAAAAAGATAAACCACTTAAAGCAAGCACTTGTGTATAAACCGCAGGTAAACCTGCAGAACAAACTAATTCAACCAAATTAACAGCAAAAGCCAAAATAATTAATCCTAATAAAGCAAAAATAATATGTTTTTCCTGCACTATTTTAGCTAGATTTTCAAATACTTTTTGTCTTTTTGTATCCCCAGTTACTTTACATACTCCTTCTATATTAGTAAAATATTCTCTAAGATTATAAATTCCTGCACCCAATGCAACAATTCCAATTAATAACCGTATCCAAAATACAAAACCAATATATAAAAATAAATTAAGCCAAGCAATCATAATTAAAAAATAAACAAAAGCTGATGCTCCTATAAAAACTCCCCCAAAAAGCCATCTTTTGAATCTATCTTCAATTCCTAATAATAAAGTAATCAAAAATAATAAAACCCACATTGCACAAGGATTAAATCCATCCAATGCTGCTATAATAATTGTTAAAATAGGTAAAGAAACTGTTTTAACATCTATCTCACCGAAAATGGGCAAAAATATTTTGTTGTTTTCTTCTTGGTGATTTTCATTTTTAATTTTAAGTATTGCATCCTCAATTGCTTTTCCAGTTGTTTCTTTATTCATCCATCCTTTAAAATA encodes:
- a CDS encoding beta-propeller domain-containing protein, producing MNKKIMLFGFVIFASFLIFGCINIPEPHENRSILNAFNENKEFEFIPAERLENIEKIIQLSDTYYYGSSFIMRDTMQVDMAMPTGAIAEESMVKSPNDFSTTNVQVFGIDELDIVKIDSLTGNKIYYLNGDKLNLINSYPIENMEVYKSINTEYGNGIYEYKNSIMTISYNKIETFDKNGNSKWYANLNATYLDSRMKDGIVYLILQESPTYPYTPKPIRICGELGCNQIEIDYADIYIPRNMDGNVFYDILSIDIENGEVLDKKTFMGPYSSTTYVSEENIYFAMYKNNPESQVMFYYLLDEGKNLINNEVYNRLIYLNALNISDQAKTVEFEIIMQSIYQGLTNEERAELSNDLQKGYSSYVLKYPEKKEYTGILKVSYLNGELEMAETGKIPGRLLNQFSMDEYENNLRIAFTFGNRDDSQNGLIILDKEMNELSRITGMAEGERIYAIRFIGETGYMVTYRQIDPLFIIDLSNPSKPEVKGELKVPGYSTYLHPIGDNKLIGIGQDDWKMKISLFDVSNPSKPLELDSFITEEGWSEALYNHHAFLWDPNNNFAIIPMGNKNYVFEIKNSEEIGMRKIIEENAVRNLYVDNILYVISYNKISAYSMDDFSEIKYINIEGSNYPVGYY
- a CDS encoding GNAT family N-acetyltransferase, whose amino-acid sequence is MTFLFPIKKKVIEHSKPPWHIEPFHYKHFKLHNQFRLRKILAIGKKDYVKKFLSNIKKEGFIPPNFIFTANKENKVIGFVRYQITEDEKLHIYSIAVDYTKAEKGVSDALVQKCIETAKNANLSQIFAIIQANNFFSLGLFKRNGFEIEFLNPYEWIATLNL